The genomic DNA TATATTGTTCTTCTCCAAACTATCCCTAAATTTATAAATAAATGCTTTATCTGGCTTTTCATATTCTCTTTCTTCAACTTTATTTATTGGAATTAAATTTACATGACATAGCATACCTTTTAGGAGCTTAGCTAATGCCTTTGCTTCTTTTTCTGAGTCATTTACCCCTTTTATAAGAGAATATTCAAATGTAACCCTTCTATTTGTCTTTTTTATATAATATCTACATGCATTCAATATTTCTTCAATAGAATAAGCATTTGCTACAGGCATAATTTTTCTTCGTTCTTCATCATATGGTGAATGAAGTGATAAAGCTAAATTTATAGCTATTTCTAAGTCTGCCAACTCATACATTTTAGGTACTATTCCACAAGTTGAAAGAGTTATATGTCTATACCCTATATTAAGACCATTTTTTTCGTTAATTATTTTTAAAAATTGTTTTGTATTTTCAAAGTTATCAAGTGGCTCACCACTCCCCATCAATACAAGATTTGATACCCTCTTACCAGTATCTTCTTGAATTTTAATAACTTGGTCTAAAATTTCCCATGGCTCTAAGTTTCTAATTAATCCATCCATTGTAGATGCACAAAAATTACATCCCATCCTACAACCTACTTGGTTAGAAACACAGACAGTAACTCTACTATCATAATCCATCATCACAGTTTCTATTATATTTCCATCATCTAATAAAAACAAATATTTTTTTGTATTATCTACCTTAGATTCTAACTTTAATTCTATATCTATATGCCCTATACATGAAACCTCTTCTAATTTATTTCTCAAACTTTTTGGTATATTGTTCATATCATCAAAAGTTTTTGCACCCTTATATATCCAAGAGAATATTTGACTTCCTCTAAAGGGCTTTTCATCTATAGTTTTCATAAATTCTTTAAGTTCATCTTCAGTAAAATTTTTTAATACTATCTTTTTCTTTTCCATTCTCTCACTACCTTATTCTCTTTAATTTTGCTATGAAAAAACCATCTATACCATGAATATTAGGATATATCTTTAAATATCCTTTATCTTGATTGTCTAAGTCTACATTTACTGTATCAATTGGAACAAATTCAAAGTTGTGATTTTCTTCAACAAAAGAAGTAACTATATTTATATTCTCCACACCTTGAATTGTACATGTACTATATACTAAAGTTCCACCAACTTTGACATATTTAGATGCATTTTCTAAAATTTTCTTTTGTATAGAAGTGATGTCCTTTAACTCTTCTTCTTTCTTATACTTAATTTCTGGTTTACGTCTTATTATACCAAAACCAGAGCAAGGAACATCTGCTAAAACATAATCAAATTTACTTATACTATTTTCATCAATCTCAGAAGCATCAAATCTTTCTACAAACACATTTTTAAGCCCCAATCTATTTACAGTAGAGTTTATAAGCTTTAGTTTATGCTCAAAAATATCTCTAGCTACTACTTGACCAGTATTGTTCATTAAAGTAGCTAAGTGAGTAGATTTCCCTCCAGGAGCACTACATACATCCAAAATAAATGAACCTTCTTTTGGATTAATTACTTTCCCTACTATCATAGAACTTATATCTTGAATTGTAAATAAACCAGCCTTAAATAATTCATTTTTTTCTATATTTTTCATTTTTTCGACTTTAATAGCTTCTTCTACCATAGGAACTTTTAAACATACAATACCCATTTCACTTAATTTTTCAATAAGCTCTTCTCTACTTATTTTAAGTGTATTCGTTCTTATATAGATACTAGGCTTTTCATTATTTGCTTCCAACAAATCTTCAGCAAATTCTTGTCCAAATTTATCTATCCAGTTTTTTATAATCCAAGAGTTATAGGAATACTTTATAGATAAGTATTTTACACTATCTTCCTCAGTTATGTCCATTATAGTCTCTTTAGCTCTTATTTCATTTCTAAGAATAGCATTTATGAAACCAGAAGATTTTTTATCATATTTCTTAGATAATTTTACAGTTTCATTAACTGCTGCATAATCTGATATACTATCTAAAAATAAAATCTGATATGTTCCCATTCTTAAAAAGATTTTAACATAAGTTGACATTTTTTTTACCTTTATTTTTGAAAGTTTATTGATTATATAATCTAAATAATATTTATTTTCTATTACTCCATAAATTAACTCTGTTGCAAGTCCTCTATCCATATCACTTATTTCTAAATTTTTAAAATGCTTATTTATTGCAATATTTGAATAATTGTCATTTTTTTCTATATCACATAATACTTTAAATCCAACTTCTCTTGCATCCATATAAATTTCTCCCTTTTATTAAACATAAAAAAGGGTTGTTTCTAAACAACCCACTTTACTTTTAGTCATTTCTTCTTTGAGCTATTAGTAACAATCTAAGTAATTGAAGTATTGAAACCAATGCTGCTGCAACATATGTTAAAGCTGCTGCTGAAAGTACTCTTCTACTTTGTCTTGACTCACTTTCATCTATAATACCTAAATTCCCAAGTTGAACGATTGCTCTACTTGAAGCATTAAATTCTACAGGCAATGTTATTATTTGGAATAACACTGAAGCCGAAAACAATAGTATACCAATTTTTAAAAATGGACCAGCCATAATAAATCCTAAAAATATTAAAAACCAAGATATACTTGAAGCAAAATTCACTACTGGTACTAAACTACTTCTTATTTGAAGAGGTGCATAACCTTTAGCATGTTGTATGGCATGACCACACTCATGTGCAGCTACTGCAACAGAAGTTATAGATGTTCCATAATATACATCTTCTGACAACCTTACAGCCTTTCTTCTTGGGTCATAATGGTCACTTAGATGCCCTCTAACCATTTCTATCTTTACATCATACAAACCATTTGAATCAAGTACTCTTCTTGCTGTTTGCTCTCCAGTATATCCTCGACGTGTATTTACTCTTAAATACTTATTTGTTGTTGAACTCACTTTAAATTGTGCATATATAGTAAGTAATATAGCTGGAATTAATACAACCATTGTTGGGTCAAATCCCCAAAAACCGCCATATACAGGGTACATAAATAACACTCTCCTAAAATATATTTTTATTATACATCCTCTTAATATTCACTTAACTTAAAAACAGTTTAATTACAAACTAATATATTTTTTCCTGTTAAAAAGCCTATAGCTTTTTCAATATCCATCATGTCTACATTAGTATTTACACAAGGTCCATTAGGTCTTTTGTTAAATACACCTAAAACAGGAATTTTTTTAATATCTTGTATTCCAGATGTCAAATCTCTTTCACATGCAACAGCTACAACAGCTTTAGGTTTAGTGTCCATTATAATTTTTCTAGCTAGGGTTCCTCCTGTAGCTACAAATATTTTTACATTAGTTTTTTCCTTTAGCTTAATTAATTCTCCTATGTTGCATCTTCCACATTCTTTACAATTATCTATATCATTAGTAACTTTTAATTTACAACTATTCTCTTGAATACAATGAGGTATTAAAATTATTATATCCTCTGGATTAAAATTATATTTATTACTGTATATATATTCATTATTTAACTTTATATATATTCTTCTAATATCACTTTTTGACATACCAAATGATGATGCAATGAAAGATATAATAGGAAATAATCCACTGACAATATTAAAATTTATTTTCATTATATTTGAGTTAACATACTTTCCTTTAATTACTCTATAAGTAACTGCTGTTGAACATAGTATTATAAGTATTAGTGATATTATTATAATATTTATCATCAAGGAGAATATTTGAGTTAAACTTATTATAAAAAAATTAACAACTCCTATCAAAATTCCTAATATTAAAATCAAAATCCCAACACTTGTTAAATACTTCTTTATATCTGTCATACTTTTCACCTAACCCAATACTAAACCAGTTTCTATAGTATTCCCTTTTATATATTCACCAACCAACATTCTCTTTTTATTCGGCATCTGAATTTCTTCAATTAAAAGTACATTATCTATAGTACTTACTTTTATCCCATCTTTGCTTACATCAATTATTGTACCTACATCTTTTGTGCTTTTTTCATCTAACACTTTAGTTTTCCAAACTTTCATTATGACATCATTATAGGTAGTATAAGCACTTGGCCATGGATTTACTCCTCTAACTAAATTGTGTATTTCTCTGGCACTTTTTGAAAAATCTATGTTACCTAATGATTTATTCATTATTGGCGCATAGGAAAATTCTTCATGATTTTGTACTTCTCTTGGAGCATTTCCTTCTTCAATTAATCTTAATGTTTCTTTTAAAGTTTCTGCTCCTATATTCATCATTTTATCATGAAGTTCTCCTGCTGTTATATTTTCATCAAGATTTACTTCTGTCTTTAGTATCATATCTCCAGTATCTAATCCTTCATCCATATACATAGTTGTAACACCAGTCTTTTCTTCACCATTTATTATTACCCAATTTATAGGTGCCGCACCTCTATATTTTGGAAGTAAAGAAACATGAACATTTATACATCCAAGTTTAGGAATCTCTAATATTTCTTTTGGAAGTATCTGTCCAAAAGCTACAACTACTATTACATCTGGATTTAAAGATTTAATTTTATCTATAAATTCTTTATCTCTAGCCTTTACTGGTTGATATACAGGTATATTATTTTCAATTGCCAGTTCTTTTACTGGGCTCATACCTAGTTTTTTACCTCTTCCTTTTGGTTTATCTGGTTGAGTTACAACACCCAATATTTCATACTTCTCATCTATTATTTTTTGTAAACATGGAACTGCTATATCAGGAGTTCCCATAAATACTATTTTCATCAAATCAACTCCTACTACTTTTCTATTTTGTCAACAAATAAAATTCCATCTAAGTGGTCTATCTCATGACAAAATGCTCTAGCTAAAAGCTCTTCTCCCTCTAACTCTATTGTTTCACCATTTCTATTTAAAGCTCTGACCTTTACATAATTTGGTCTTCTAACATTTCCCGCTTCTCCAACAACACTTAAACATCCTTCCTCATCTATTTGCTCCCCAGATGTTTCTATTATTTCAGGATTTATAAGTTCTATAAGATCTTCTCCAATATCTATTACTACTACTCTTTTTAATATTCCAACTTGAGGTGCAGCCAGTCCAACACCATCTGCATCATACATAGTTTCTGCCATATCATCTAATAATTGTATTATCTTTTCATCAATTTTTTCAACCTTTTTTGATTTTTTTCTTAATACTGGTTCTCCTATTTGAACTATTTGTCTTAAAGCCATTATAATTCCTCCTAAATTTATAATACACTGTTTGGATTAATATCTATAGATACATTGATATTCTTATCAAATATCAAATCTCGTTTTGTTATACATATATATTTTATTATACCCTTTAAGAGATTAATTTCAATATTTTCATCTTTAAAGAGTATTTGCCATCTATAATTTTGATTTATTTTTGATATTGAACATGGATTTGGACCTAATATAAATCCTAAATCATTTATACCCCTTTTTTCTAATAAATAAATCAATGATGCATGCATATTTTTTATATTTTTTATCACTAATCTTTCATCTTCACCACTAACAACTACACTTAACATATTATTAAAAGGAGAATATCCAAATGCTTTTCTTATTTTTATCTCATCTTCATAAAAACCCTCATAATCATATTCAATAGCATGCTTAATAGCATAGTGTTCAGTGTCATAAGTCTGAAGTACTACTTTTCCCTCTTTATCAGCTCTCCCTGCTCTTCCAGAGACTTGAGTTATCAATTGAAATGTAGTTTCAAAACTTTTAAAGTCTGGAAAATTTAATATCATGTCTGCAGACAAAATACCTACTAAAGTTACATTCTCAAAATCCAGCCCTTTACTTAACATCTGTGTTCCAATAAGTACATCTGCTTCTTTATCTTTAAATTTATTTAATATCTCATCTAAAGCACCTTTTTTTGAAGTTGTATCTTTATCCATTCTCAAAGTTTTTATATCTGGAAAAATATATTTTAATTCCTCTTCAATTTTTTGAGTTCCAACTCCAAATGGCTTAACATAAGTACTTTTACATTCAGGACACTCTTTTGGAATTTCTTTCTCATATCCACAATAGTGGCATCTTCCAGTATTACTTTTCTTATGATAAGTTAAAGATATATCACAATTTTCACATTGAAACACATATCCACACTTTCTACAAGATACAAAATTTGCATAACCTCTTCTGTTTAAAAATAGTATTACTTGATTATTTTCTTCAATCGCATAACGTATTTCTTTTTGTAATTTCAAACTAAATATACTTCTATTTCCTTTATCTAACTCATCTTTCATGTCTACCACTTCAATGTTTGGAAGAGGCTTATCATTTGCTCTACTTTTTATATTTATAAGTTTGTATTCTCCAGATTTTGCCCTATAATACTCTTCAATTGAGGGCGTTGCTGAACCTAAAATAAGAGTTATATTATTTTTTAATGCCATAAATCTAGCAACTTCTATAGCATTAAATTTTGGATTCTTCTCAGACTTATATGATGACTCATGACATTCATCAATTATTATTAAGCCTAAGGAATTAAAAGGTGCAAATAAAGCTGACCTAGCTCCAATTAACACTCTTACTTTACCTGCTTTGACAGCTTTGTAAACATCATGTTTTTCTCCTTCAGATAGTTTACTGTGGAACACTCCAACTAAATCTCCAAACCTACTCTTTAGCCTATCTATTGTTTGAGGAGTTAATGCTATCTCAGGTACTAAGAATATACTGTCTAAGCCTTGATTTAGAGCAAATTCTATTATTTCCATGTAAACTTCAGTTTTTCCACTTCCAGTTACTCCATGAATTAAGTATGGTTTTTTATCATCTACAAACATATTCGACTTTATCTCATCAACTGCTTCTTGTTGCTCATTGTTTAATTTTATACTTTTTAGTACGGATTTGTAAATACTTTTTGGCTCTCTATAATAATCCTTAAATTCTAGGGTTATTAGCTTTTTCTTACTTAGAGAATTTATACTTTGTTTTGAAGCATTTAATAAATCCAATAAATCATTTATCTCTACATTTTCATTATTTTTAAGAAAACTTAATATCTCTTTTTGTTTACTTCCCACATTTATTTTATTTTGCTCTATATAATCGTCAATCTTATCACTTTCTAAACTCAAAGATATATAACATACTTTCTTTTCATTTTTGTGATTTTTATATTCCCAACATAATTTTATAATTCCATTTTTATTCATTGTGTACAAAGAACTATTTAAGTTTGGTATATATTTTAACTTATCAACCTTAATTTTACCTTTACTATCAATCACTTTCTCTACTATTTCTCTATTTTTATCACTTAAAGTTGATATTTTTTCCTTCAATTCAATATCATTTAATCCACTTAAACTTTCACCTAATAGGACTACTTTATAATTATTTAATTTGTATCCCTTTGGATATATCAAATTTATACATTCTATATAAGTACACAAATATCTATTTTTCATCCAATAAACCAACTCTAAATCTTCTTTTCTAAATATTGGATTTTCATCTAATATATCAATAATTTCTTTTATTTTTATTTTTTCATCTAAGCTATCTGTAAATTGAAATACAAAGGCTTCTGTTGGTTTATTACCTTTTCCAAATGGTACTAATATTCTGTGCCCGATTTTTATTACATCAGATAAAAATACAGGAATTTGATATGTAAATAAATTATCTGTATATATAGTATTACTTCTAACTATTACCTTTGCATATTTTTTCATTATAAAACCTCTACTTAAATTTAATATATTGTTCATATTTTAATATACTTTACAAGATATTAAAATTTCAGAATTTATAAACAATTTCAAGTTATTAATATTAACTTTATTTTAATAATTAACTATTAATTATATTTTATACTTTATGACAAAATAAATGCTGAAAACTACAATTTAACTGACATTTGCGAGTTTTTACTCGCTAAAATTAAATTGCAGCTTTCAGCCACTTTAGCTGTGATAAAATACACAAATATCATATTTAAAAAAGGTCTTATTTCTCAAGCAACGCTTTAACTTTATCTAAAATAACATTGGCTACTTCTTCTTTTTTCATCTTAGGATACTCAGTAATATTTCCCTCTACATCTATTATTTTTACAATATTAGTATCAGCTCTAAAACCAGCACCTTCTTTAGTTAAATCATTTGCCACAATAAAATCTAAATTTTTCTTTTTTATTTTTCCTTTGGCATGTTCTATAAGGTCATTAGTTTCAGCTGCAAATCCAATTAGTATCTTATCTTCTTTTATTTTTCCTATTTCATAAGCAATGTCATAATTTCTACTTAGTTCTATTGATAAATCATCATTCTTCTTTTTAATTTTTTTGTCAGAATAAGTTTTTGGTTTATAATCTGCAACTGCTGCACTTTGAATTACTATTTTATTTTCACTTAAATTTGATACTACTGCTTCATACAAATCTTGTGCTGACTCTATTTGAACAAATTTTTTAAGATTTTGTGGAATAGAAAGATTTGTAGGACCTGATATTAATGTTACATCAGCACCTCTAGCTATAGCTTCTCTTGCTATAGAATATCCCATTTTACCAGAAGACCTATTAGTTAAATATCTTACTGGGTCTATACTCTCTACAGTTGGACCAGCTGTAACTATCATACTTTGACCTTTTAAATCTTGCTCTTTAGTAAGATTAGTCAAAACTTCCTCTACTATTATATCTGGATTAGCTAGTTTACCTGTTCCAATATCTCCACATGCAAGCCTTCCACTTTCCGGTTCAATAAATTTATATCCAAAGCTCTTTAAAGTTTGTATATTTTTTTGAACAATTGGATTTTCATACATATTAGTATTCATAGCTGGTGCTATAAGAACCTGTGCTTTTGTTGCCATAACAGTAGTTGTCAACATATCGTCAGCTATACCATTTGCAATCTTGCCTATAACATTTGCACTTGCTGGCACTATTAAGAATAAATCTGCTTTTTTTGCTAATGATATATGTTCAACTTCCCAAGTTTTTGGTTCTTCAAACATATCTTCTACTACATAATTTTGACTCAGCGATTGAAATGTAAGTGGTTTAACAAATTCTGTTGCTGATTTTGTCATTATAACATGGATATTTGCATTTAGTTTTTTTAACTTACTTACAACATCACAAGCCTTATATGCAGCTATACCGCCACTTATGCCAATTACAACAGTTTTATCTTTTAGCATGACCTTACTCCTCTTCTGAAATTTGTTGGTGTTGCTCAGCATGATGTCTAGCTTCTTCTATCTCTATTTCCTCTTCTGTCAATAATCTATATGTTATTTTTCCACTTGCAACTTCTTTAGTTGCTACACATACAGGCTTTTCCTTAGTTTTATTTGAAACATATGGTTCTTCTCCATCAATTAATTTTCTTGCTCTCTTTGAAACAGTCCCTACTAAATAGTATCTGTTGTCTATTTTTTCTAGTACCTCATTGATAGATGGTTTTAACATAATTATAATTCCTCCTTAAATTTCTCTATTATAATATTTTTATATCTGCTAACTTTATTCTTTTCAGATGATATTATACCTTCTATTTCTTTAGCAGATGTTTTTACATCTTCATTAAATATAAAATAATCATAATCCTTAATCATTTTAATTTCTTCATATGCACAGCTAAATCTCTTCTCTATTTCAGCTTCTGTTTCTGTACCTCTTCCAACAATTCTATTTTTTAATTCTTCAAGTGATGGTGGTAGTACAAATATAAATACTCCCTCTGGGCAAACTTCTTTTATTTGTTTTGCTCCTTGCATTTCAATCTCCAGTAATACATCTTGTCCTTTTTCTAAACATTCCATTATTGCCGCTTTTGGAGTTCCATAAAAATTATCATAAATTTGAGCATACTCCAAAAACTCACCTTTTTCTATCATCTCTTCAAACTTTTCCTTACTTATGAAGAAATAATTTACTCCATCAACTTCTCCAGTTCTGGGTTTTCTTGTAGTAGCTGATACAGAAAGTTTTATTGTATCATTTTCTTTAAGTAGTTCTTTGCAAATAGTACCTTTTCCTGCACCTGATGGTCCTGATACAACTAGCAATAATCCTTTTTTCACAAACATTTAAGCATTCCCCTTCTAATATTGTATTCTTATTCTATATTTTGTATTTGTTCTCTTATTTTTTCCAATTCGCTTTTTACTTCTACTACTAAATTAGTTATATTTATATCAGATGACTTCGAACCTATAGTGTTAGTTTCTCTATTCATCTCTTGTATTAAGAAATCTATTTTTCTACCTATAGAGTCGTCTTTAAATATAGTATTTTTAAGTTGCCCTATATGACTTTTAAATCTAACTATTTCTTCTGTTATACTGCTTTTATCTGCATATATTGCAACTTCTTGTGCTAATCTATTCTCATCTATTATACTTGGGTCATCCAGTAATTCACTTATTCTCAAATTCAATTTTTCTCTATAATCTTCTACAACACTACTTGAGTATTTTTCAATCTCTTCTATATGATTTTTTAATAAATCACATCTCATGGCAATATCTTCAGCTAATTTTTTACCTTCTTCACTTCTCATTTCTCTTAATTTGATTAATGCATCTTCAACTGCTTGATTCAACATTGACCACAATAAATCTTCATCTTCTTCCTTTTCTTCTATTTTCACAATATCAGGAAACTTTGCAACATTCATAACGCTAATATCATCTATAATATCAAATTTATTTTTTATTTCTTTTAGTATGTCTATATACTGAGATGCTAATCCCTCATCAAAATTTAAGTTTACATCTTCTTTGCCTAATAAGTCAAACTTTATGTATAAATCTACTCTTCCTCTTTTTACATAATTTTTTACTAAATTTCTAACTTTATCCTCTAAAAATGAAATTTTTCTTGGAAGACGTATGTTTATATCTGAATACTTATGATTTATCGTTTTACACTCTACTAAAAAGTAATAATTATCATCCTTGTATTCTCCTCTTCCAAAACCAGTCATACTTATAGCCATTAATTAAACCTCCAAAATACCTTCACATATTTTTACTGCTGGACCTGTCATATAAGAGAAATCTCCTACATCTATTTTAACTGTTCCACCTTGAGACGTTACATTTACACTACTTTCTACCATATTAAGTAAATTGCACACTATTGCTGATGCAGTCATACCAGTACCACAACCTAAAGTATATCCACAACCTCTTTCCCAAGTATAAACATGTATATTATACTTATCTTCTACCTTTACAAAATTTACATTCGTTTTTTCAGGAAATATTTTATTATTTTCAATCTCTTTTCCATATTTACAAACATCATCTACATCTAATTCATCTACTATAACTACTGTATGAGGAACCCCCATCAACATAGAAGTAACTTTAAGCTCCCTATCTAAAACCTTTATACTTTCTTGCACAAAACGTTCTTTATTTGTAAGTACAGGAACGTCCTTAGCTATAAAACTTCCTTTTCCCATATTGACTCTTATAGAGTTTATTTCTCTATTGGTAAGATTTATTTTTATATCTTTTATACCATCTAATGTATCTACTGTAAAACTTTCTTTTTTAACTATACAATTATCATAAACAAATTTACAAAAACATCTAAGGCCATTTCCACACATAGCTGCTCTTGAACCATCAGAATTATAATATACCATTTCTACATCTGCAACTTTTGAATCTTTCACAACTAACAATCCATCCGCTCCTACAGAAAATCTTCTATGGCATACTTTTTTTGCTAAAGCAGTATAATCAGATGGATTTATCTGGTCGAATCTTCCATCTATTGCTATAAAATCATTTCCTATTCCATGTAGTTTCCAAAATTTCATAAGTATCGCTCCTTCGTAAATTAACGCTTAAACTATTATAACATAAAAAAATTCCCATAAACTTATAATTTATGGGAAAAGTTTTGTAATGACAACTATAATTTGAGGATGTGAGGGAGAGTTGCCATTACAATTAGGGTAATTATATTATGTTTTTAAGCTAGTTCTTTCTATGTTTATATATTAATATTTCTATATGAATTTTATGTATGTTTTATTTAAACTGTCTATGAATTTTTTAATTAAACATCTGGTAACTAGCTATAATCCTTCTAGTAGATATCTATTAACATACACCTATTAATTCTTTAAGTGTTTTTAAAACATAGTCTAAATCTTCCTTAGTAATATCTACATGAGTTACAAATCTATATTCACCATTTTCCATTTTATTAATTTTTATATTTCTTTCAAAAAATTCTTTTATTAAAACATCCTCTTTTATAATATCTTCACTCATCTTAAAAAATACCATACTTATATCTGGATTAACATTGTTTACTTCAATGCCATCAATTTTATTTAATTCACAAGCTAAATATTTTGCATTTTCATGGTCTTCATTCAATCTTAAAGTCATTTTTTCAATGGCAATTATACCAGCTGCTGCAACTATACCTACTTGTCTCATTCCCCCACCCATAACTTTTTGCTTTCTTCTAGCTTTTGCTATAAATTCTTTACTTCCAGCAAGTATAGAACCCATTGGTGCAGCTAAACCTTTTGACACACAGAACATAACACTATCACAACACTTTGCTATTTCTTTAGCTTCTACACCCAAAGTTAATGCTGCGTTAAATAATCTTGCTCCATCTAAATGTACTGGTAAGTTATGTTTCTCAGCTATTTTTTTAATTTCTCTTAAATTATCAAGACTCACAACTGTTCCACCTGAATATGCATTTTCTACACATATAAGCCCTGTCTGTGGTTCATGTATGTCATCTCTTCTAATTGCCTTTTCAACAAGTTCAGGATTTAGAGCTCCACTTTCGTCTTCATCTATAGTTCTAAGCTGAACTCCAGCTATTACAGCAGGTGCCCCAACCTCATGAGTCACAATGTGATAACCTTTACCAATAATTATTTCTTGCCCTCTTAGGCAATGAGTAAATAGAGCTAATTGATTCCCAAAAGTTCCACTTGGAAGGAAAATAGCATCTTCTTTTCCAACTTTAGCTGCTGCTAATTCTTCAAGTTTATTTACAGTAGGGTCATCTCTAAAGATTGAATCTCCAACAGGAGCCTTTGCCATAGCTTCTCTCATTTCGTCAGTAGGCATAGTAACAGTATCACTTCTTAAATCGATAAATCTCATTTTTTCAACCTTCTTTCATATTTATATACTATAGAACCTTAAAATTGATTTTTTCTGTAAAGTTCATATACTTTCATAGCTTATACTCTACACAATAATTATACTATATTTACTTTATATTTAATCTACTTTAAATTATTAATTTTAAAAATAAAGTTTCCTCTCTAATAAATATAAATAATTATACAATTTAAATATTAATCTCTATTGTTTAAATTCCCCCTAGTCACAAAGCGTATATTATGTGTATAATTAATTTACTGACTCATTTTGGTCAAAGAAAGGGGTGCTATAAATGGCATTAGATGGATTAGTTATACATTCAATAGTCGATGAATTATCATCAAAACTTACAGGTGGAAAAATAGATAAGATACATCAACCTGAAGATGATGAGGTAATTTTTAATATAAGAAATAATAAAGAAAATTTTAGATTGGTTTTAAGTGCAAGTGCCTCAAATCCTAGAGTTTATCTTACAAGTAATTATCAAAAAGAAAACCCTCTAAAAGCGCCTATGTTTTGTATGTTACTTAGAAAATACATACAAGGTGGAAATATAGTAGAAATTTCTCAAATAGGTTTTGAAAGAATAATAAAAATAAGCGTTGAATCTTTAGATGAATTAAAAGAAAAGACAGTTAAAAA from Clostridioides difficile ATCC 9689 = DSM 1296 includes the following:
- the rlmN gene encoding 23S rRNA (adenine(2503)-C(2))-methyltransferase RlmN, with product MEKKKIVLKNFTEDELKEFMKTIDEKPFRGSQIFSWIYKGAKTFDDMNNIPKSLRNKLEEVSCIGHIDIELKLESKVDNTKKYLFLLDDGNIIETVMMDYDSRVTVCVSNQVGCRMGCNFCASTMDGLIRNLEPWEILDQVIKIQEDTGKRVSNLVLMGSGEPLDNFENTKQFLKIINEKNGLNIGYRHITLSTCGIVPKMYELADLEIAINLALSLHSPYDEERRKIMPVANAYSIEEILNACRYYIKKTNRRVTFEYSLIKGVNDSEKEAKALAKLLKGMLCHVNLIPINKVEEREYEKPDKAFIYKFRDSLEKNNIPATVRMSMGSDISGACGQLRRKYK
- the rsmB gene encoding 16S rRNA (cytosine(967)-C(5))-methyltransferase RsmB, producing MDAREVGFKVLCDIEKNDNYSNIAINKHFKNLEISDMDRGLATELIYGVIENKYYLDYIINKLSKIKVKKMSTYVKIFLRMGTYQILFLDSISDYAAVNETVKLSKKYDKKSSGFINAILRNEIRAKETIMDITEEDSVKYLSIKYSYNSWIIKNWIDKFGQEFAEDLLEANNEKPSIYIRTNTLKISREELIEKLSEMGIVCLKVPMVEEAIKVEKMKNIEKNELFKAGLFTIQDISSMIVGKVINPKEGSFILDVCSAPGGKSTHLATLMNNTGQVVARDIFEHKLKLINSTVNRLGLKNVFVERFDASEIDENSISKFDYVLADVPCSGFGIIRRKPEIKYKKEEELKDITSIQKKILENASKYVKVGGTLVYSTCTIQGVENINIVTSFVEENHNFEFVPIDTVNVDLDNQDKGYLKIYPNIHGIDGFFIAKLKRIR
- a CDS encoding zinc metallopeptidase gives rise to the protein MYPVYGGFWGFDPTMVVLIPAILLTIYAQFKVSSTTNKYLRVNTRRGYTGEQTARRVLDSNGLYDVKIEMVRGHLSDHYDPRRKAVRLSEDVYYGTSITSVAVAAHECGHAIQHAKGYAPLQIRSSLVPVVNFASSISWFLIFLGFIMAGPFLKIGILLFSASVLFQIITLPVEFNASSRAIVQLGNLGIIDESESRQSRRVLSAAALTYVAAALVSILQLLRLLLIAQRRND
- a CDS encoding DUF116 domain-containing protein; its protein translation is MTDIKKYLTSVGILILILGILIGVVNFFIISLTQIFSLMINIIIISLILIILCSTAVTYRVIKGKYVNSNIMKINFNIVSGLFPIISFIASSFGMSKSDIRRIYIKLNNEYIYSNKYNFNPEDIIILIPHCIQENSCKLKVTNDIDNCKECGRCNIGELIKLKEKTNVKIFVATGGTLARKIIMDTKPKAVVAVACERDLTSGIQDIKKIPVLGVFNKRPNGPCVNTNVDMMDIEKAIGFLTGKNILVCN
- the fmt gene encoding methionyl-tRNA formyltransferase translates to MKIVFMGTPDIAVPCLQKIIDEKYEILGVVTQPDKPKGRGKKLGMSPVKELAIENNIPVYQPVKARDKEFIDKIKSLNPDVIVVVAFGQILPKEILEIPKLGCINVHVSLLPKYRGAAPINWVIINGEEKTGVTTMYMDEGLDTGDMILKTEVNLDENITAGELHDKMMNIGAETLKETLRLIEEGNAPREVQNHEEFSYAPIMNKSLGNIDFSKSAREIHNLVRGVNPWPSAYTTYNDVIMKVWKTKVLDEKSTKDVGTIIDVSKDGIKVSTIDNVLLIEEIQMPNKKRMLVGEYIKGNTIETGLVLG
- the def gene encoding peptide deformylase, whose amino-acid sequence is MALRQIVQIGEPVLRKKSKKVEKIDEKIIQLLDDMAETMYDADGVGLAAPQVGILKRVVVIDIGEDLIELINPEIIETSGEQIDEEGCLSVVGEAGNVRRPNYVKVRALNRNGETIELEGEELLARAFCHEIDHLDGILFVDKIEK